A region from the Salvia splendens isolate huo1 chromosome 15, SspV2, whole genome shotgun sequence genome encodes:
- the LOC121766838 gene encoding putative ETHYLENE INSENSITIVE 3-like 4 protein, producing the protein MVEIHDYTEEALEPPPSSTASDLESPSDDEVISYADLNRRMWKDRMRMQKMKAELNAADEPGTAEKLELSRRKKMCRAQDAVLKYMSKIMDVCKGQGFVYGIVPEKGKPVTGASDSLRGWWKEEVRFDRNAPTAIAEFLPQVAAAAEISPNSFMHMLMLQEIQDTTLGSLLSALMQHCVPPQRRFPLERGLAPPWWPRGDELWWGDQGEAAHEHGPPPYRKPHDLKKAWKVSVLAAIIKHMAPDLERMRRLVNQSKSLQHKMTAKDTATWAKVVNQEEALVKLTQKSLCISNQDDEQDEVEEELVIDRSINANEKRPCEFGSGRRAGRTAAEAGFGDSNEDEIVVTERNTILQELNLCDWLEMPLMEKSNGHEVEGENGGSSGEASGSLWTIEMIERLGFGPAVYGDLDQAGSVWDMGYHDMVD; encoded by the coding sequence ATGGTCGAGATCCACGACTACACGGAGGAGGCTCTGGAGCCTCCGCCAAGCAGCACCGCGTCCGATCTGGAATCGCCGAGCGACGACGAAGTGATCAGCTACGCCGACCTCAACCGCCGCATGTGGAAGGACCGGATGCGGATGCAGAAGATGAAGGCCGAACTCAACGCCGCCGACGAGCCCGGCACGGCGGAGAAGCTCGAGCTCTCCCGCCGCAAGAAGATGTGCCGCGCCCAGGATGCCGTCCTCAAGTACATGTCAAAAATCATGGACGTCTGCAAGGGCCAGGGCTTCGTCTACGGCATCGTCCCCGAGAAGGGGAAGCCAGTCACGGGGGCTTCTGACAGCCTCCGTGGCTGGTGGAAGGAGGAGGTCCGCTTTGACCGCAACGCCCCCACTGCGATCGCCGAGTTCCTCCCCCAGGTGGCCGCGGCCGCAGAGATCAGCCCGAACTCCTTCATGCACATGCTGATGCTGCAGGAGATCCAGGACACGACGCTGGGGTCGCTGCTTTCTGCTCTCATGCAGCACTGCGTGCCGCCGCAGCGGCGCTTTCCGCTGGAGCGCGGTCTGGCACCGCCGTGGTGGCCGCGCGGGGATGAGCTGTGGTGGGGGGACCAGGGGGAGGCCGCGCACGAGCACGGCCCGCCCCCCTACCGCAAGCCCCATGACCTGAAGAAGGCCTGGAAGGTCAGCGTGCTCGCCGCGATTATAAAGCACATGGCACCGGATTTGGAGCGGATGCGGCGGCTCGTCAACCAGTCCAAGTCGCTGCAGCATAAGATGACGGCGAAGGACACCGCGACATGGGCGAAGGTCGTTAACCAGGAGGAAGCCCTGGTTAAATTGACACAGAAATCGCTCTGCATCTCAAATCAAGATGATGAACAAGATGAGGTCGAGGAAGAGCTGGTTATTGATAGATCGATTAATGCGAATGAGAAGCGGCCGTGTGAGTTTGGGTCCGGGCGCCGGGCTGGGAGGACGGCGGCGGAGGCTGGATTTGGGGATAGTAATGAAGATGAGATTGTTGTGACTGAGAGGAATACTATTTTGCAGGAGTTGAATCTGTGTGATTGGCTGGAGATGCCATTGATGGAGAAGAGCAATGGTCATGAGGTTGAGGGAGAGAatggcggcagcagcggtgaaGCTTCGGGGAGTTTATGGACCATTGAAATGATCGAGCGGCTCGGGTTTGGGCCGGCGGTTTATGGGGATTTGGACCAGGCGGGTTCGGTTTGGGACATGGGGTATCATGACATGGTAGATTGA